The Rhodothermus profundi genome segment ATATTGTCTGGTGTGCTGTGGGTCCTTAGCTCAGTTGGTTAGAGCGCCACGTTGACATCGTGGAGGTCAGTGGTTCGAATCCACTAGGACCCACCTCTAAAGGCGGGAGGCCCAAAAGGCTCCCGCCTTTGGCTTTTCAGAAGCCCCATGTATAGGTCCACTTCACCAGCAGCACACTGGTCGGCGAGCGTCGCAGCGTGCGCCACGCAAAGCGCCAGGAATCTGCGGTTCCCTGATTGCTCCAGGCCTGCTGACTCCAGGTCCAGACCACGTAGAGGGTGGAGCCTGGCCGGTATTCGTACCGAAGGATCACGTTAACGTTCAACGTGCCCTGCTGAAAATCCGGATTGCCGTAGCGATCGCGGTCATACGGTTCCGTCAGAGGAGCCAGGCGTCCGTCCTCCCCCAGCTTCTGAAAATCCCGGTAGTGTCCCCGCGCCCAGAACCACTGCAGATAGCCCTGCAATGTCAGATCCCGCGTGAACGTATGCGCGCCCCGCAGCGTCAGGCTGATGCGGTCTACATCGCGCCGTCCGAATACGCTGGTAACCCTACCGGCCGTTTCCATTCCGTTCACATTTTGCGCCCAGGCTACTTCCCGTCGGCGAGAGCTTATGCTGAGAGCCAGGCTCAGGTCAGTGCGCTCGCCGAAACGCACCACCGACCCGATGCTTCCTCCCCAGGCGCGTCCTCCATACCGATCGACCTGCCGGTTTACCGAGACGGACAGTCCGACCGTCCGACGCTCATCGGTACTCACCGAAGCCCATACGTTCCAGCGCTGCGGTTTGCGAAATAGCCCGGCCCCGCGCGCTTCGTACAGATCCCACCCTTCGGATTCCAGATTGAGTCCCAGCCGGGTCCACCAGAAGTTCCGCCATTGCAGGTGCAGGTTCGGGCTTATTCCCCGGCTCAGGAGCAGCCCGGGGGAAAGCCGATGCATCCACCAGTAGTTCTGATTCAGGCGCACCTGCAGCAGCGGTCCCCAGGGACGCAGGTAGCGCCACTGCGTCCAGATATAGGTAACGGCCAGGTTGGTCATCGTGTGAAACCCCACATCATTGGGGTCATAATCTCGGGTGGAAAAGTTGGCCCCTACAATGCCCACCACGTGAGGGTGCCGGAGCGATCCGATCCGCGCCTGTCCCTGATATCCCACCTGAGGCGGTCCGCCCTGGCGCATGCGACGGCTGAAAGAGAAAAGCCCTTCGGTAACCAGGCCATAGTCCCAGGGATTCCAGCGCCAGTCAAAGCCGCCCGTGTACGCCTGGCGTACCCTCCCATCCTCCCGCCAGGTAGCCGTCCCGATAAGCCCCAGATAGGATCCCGGTGCAGATAGCTCTCGCTGGAGCCGCCCCACCATATAGTTGGTCAGCGGTTCCGTTCGAATGCGTTGCCGCTGGCCATTTACGTGTTCAAAGGTTGCATAGGTGCGCTGCGTAAGGGCATCCAGCAAACCAAAAGCCCATCCGTTTGCGGTTTTTCCACTCAGTTTGACCGCTCCCAGAATAGGGACGGCGGCCGGGTTCTCGACCACCCGCCAGTTCCGAATCGCTCCGGTATCTGGCAAGCTGTAATAGCCCTGCGGCTGCCGACCAATCCGGCGTGAGTAGA includes the following:
- a CDS encoding DUF5916 domain-containing protein — translated: MMKSCCLLMVGLCLSGMLQAQPRQAPTLRAVRLTGGLVLDGRIEEAAWQQAPAATTFWQREPHDGQPATERTEVRVLYDNAALYVGFVCYDREPDRILRRLARRDRMVVADWVGVLIDSYRDRKTAFAFLVNAAGTQADFLILNDGNAEDFNWDALWEARVAMRPDGWSAEFRIPFTALRFSQADTLRWGINFSRIIGRKNEQVFWAYVPRATGGFVSRFGTLEGLESIRPPRALQVTPYVVTAGTHWSADRTPQYLHALSPTLRMGGDVQYGLTHNTVLNLTINPDFGQVELDEVVLNLTAFETFYPEKRPFFLEGTSIFQTVGAEGESALQTYLFYSRRIGRQPQGYYSLPDTGAIRNWRVVENPAAVPILGAVKLSGKTANGWAFGLLDALTQRTYATFEHVNGQRQRIRTEPLTNYMVGRLQRELSAPGSYLGLIGTATWREDGRVRQAYTGGFDWRWNPWDYGLVTEGLFSFSRRMRQGGPPQVGYQGQARIGSLRHPHVVGIVGANFSTRDYDPNDVGFHTMTNLAVTYIWTQWRYLRPWGPLLQVRLNQNYWWMHRLSPGLLLSRGISPNLHLQWRNFWWTRLGLNLESEGWDLYEARGAGLFRKPQRWNVWASVSTDERRTVGLSVSVNRQVDRYGGRAWGGSIGSVVRFGERTDLSLALSISSRRREVAWAQNVNGMETAGRVTSVFGRRDVDRISLTLRGAHTFTRDLTLQGYLQWFWARGHYRDFQKLGEDGRLAPLTEPYDRDRYGNPDFQQGTLNVNVILRYEYRPGSTLYVVWTWSQQAWSNQGTADSWRFAWRTLRRSPTSVLLVKWTYTWGF